Proteins co-encoded in one Deltaproteobacteria bacterium genomic window:
- a CDS encoding class II aldolase/adducin family protein codes for MRDQIEKYEARLLADRSAFPGKIAFAAQDDTLLADGNPELARLCGDVLSSLSCLGIVAARPSLPFADFLVRRAPRTESRIVPRDTETRTFLHDIPFLRREELGDAAAEKIALLLGNRKGVIVEGIGIVANGTVTVEHAYINYSSVFHAVFVKYLLDALAEGFLLPGERDAFRAFREEWLQPISAEGIPFRSGPLADTGEILEEIAAVGRHTVERGLVDSFFGNISYRSGNIVYISQTAASLDELPGRIDPVPMDNSSTTGITASSELLAHRRIYEASGASAILHGHPKFTVAMSMLCEEKDCPIKDCWKECDRVRSLAGAPVVAGEIGAGGLAKRVPPVISSPRKAVVYGHGVFTVGETGFAEPFRDMVALEGLCREEYFRRLDEKLSG; via the coding sequence GTGAGGGACCAGATCGAGAAATATGAGGCAAGGCTGCTCGCCGACCGGTCCGCGTTCCCCGGAAAGATAGCCTTCGCGGCGCAGGACGACACGCTGCTTGCGGACGGGAACCCGGAACTTGCCCGGCTTTGCGGGGATGTCCTTTCCTCCCTGTCGTGCCTCGGAATCGTTGCGGCCCGCCCGTCGCTTCCCTTCGCGGACTTCCTGGTTCGCCGCGCTCCTCGCACGGAATCCCGCATCGTACCGCGCGACACGGAAACCCGAACGTTCCTCCACGACATCCCTTTCCTGCGCCGCGAGGAACTCGGTGACGCCGCGGCGGAGAAAATCGCCTTGTTGCTCGGCAATCGCAAGGGAGTGATCGTCGAGGGGATCGGAATCGTCGCCAACGGGACAGTGACGGTGGAACACGCCTACATCAACTATTCATCGGTCTTCCACGCCGTCTTCGTCAAATACCTGCTGGATGCGCTTGCCGAAGGGTTCCTCCTGCCGGGAGAAAGGGACGCTTTCCGGGCGTTCCGCGAAGAATGGCTGCAGCCGATTTCCGCGGAGGGGATACCATTCCGCAGCGGGCCGCTGGCGGACACCGGGGAGATCCTGGAGGAGATCGCGGCGGTCGGGCGGCACACCGTCGAGCGTGGGCTCGTGGACTCGTTCTTCGGCAATATTTCCTACCGCTCGGGGAACATAGTTTACATTTCCCAGACTGCCGCAAGCCTCGACGAGCTGCCGGGGCGCATCGATCCGGTCCCGATGGATAACTCCTCCACCACGGGGATCACCGCCTCCAGCGAGCTGCTTGCCCACCGCAGGATATACGAGGCGAGCGGCGCAAGCGCCATCCTGCACGGGCACCCGAAGTTCACCGTCGCGATGAGCATGCTGTGCGAAGAGAAGGATTGCCCGATAAAAGACTGCTGGAAGGAATGCGACCGGGTCAGGTCCCTGGCCGGCGCGCCGGTTGTCGCAGGCGAGATAGGGGCGGGCGGACTGGCCAAACGCGTTCCTCCCGTAATCTCATCGCCGCGGAAAGCGGTGGTCTACGGCCACGGGGTCTTCACGGTGGGTGAAACCGGTTTCGCCGAACCCTTCCGGGATATGGTCGCGCTTGAAGGCCTGTGCCGGGAGGAGTATTTCAGGCGCCTCGACGAAAAGCTCTCCGGATGA
- a CDS encoding epoxyqueuosine reductase — MKQDIRSYILGLGADDAGFAAAADYDSPRSPRLETIFPGIRSLVLLAYRELESCASPDPYIAQNGRYDLMEFSRGCNYRLARFLEREYGARCMTVPVSYPMAMTRETKGTAGQVSLRHAAVVAGLGAIGRHNLVVHPVFGTRVIFSAVLTDLDLPSDRRLDSTPCTDCGICVENCPGRALDVAGRTDVMKCIRNSQPYGLSGAIGFWGRHAEASEDERKTMFRDDFFWKMYQAGHIGPQYFCFKCLSSCPVGRPSLDMP, encoded by the coding sequence GTGAAACAGGATATCCGTTCCTACATACTGGGGCTCGGAGCCGACGATGCCGGGTTCGCCGCCGCCGCCGATTACGACAGCCCGAGGTCCCCCCGGCTCGAGACGATCTTCCCGGGGATCCGGTCCCTTGTCCTGCTCGCTTACCGCGAGCTCGAGAGCTGCGCAAGCCCGGACCCGTACATCGCACAGAACGGGCGATACGACCTTATGGAATTCTCGCGCGGGTGCAACTACCGTCTGGCCAGGTTTCTCGAAAGGGAGTACGGCGCCCGCTGCATGACGGTGCCGGTGTCGTATCCGATGGCGATGACGCGGGAAACGAAGGGCACGGCAGGACAGGTGTCGCTGCGCCATGCCGCGGTGGTAGCAGGTCTGGGGGCGATCGGCCGCCACAACCTCGTCGTTCATCCGGTTTTCGGAACCAGGGTCATATTTTCCGCGGTCCTCACCGACCTGGATCTTCCATCCGACAGGCGGTTGGATTCGACGCCCTGCACCGATTGCGGCATCTGCGTGGAGAATTGCCCCGGCCGGGCGCTCGACGTTGCGGGCCGGACGGACGTGATGAAATGCATCAGGAATTCCCAGCCCTACGGATTATCCGGCGCGATCGGTTTCTGGGGCCGTCACGCAGAGGCTTCGGAAGATGAGCGAAAGACGATGTTCAGGGACGATTTCTTCTGGAAGATGTACCAGGCAGGTCACATCGGACCGCAGTATTTCTGTTTCAAGTGCCTGAGCTCCTGTCCCGTGGGGCGACCTTCACTTGATATGCCGTGA
- a CDS encoding aldehyde ferredoxin oxidoreductase family protein has product MNGSPTIGWRGKLLHIDLARGTARTEDIPRDLLLGYLGGRGLGVRLLRETYHLDPFHPGMPLVFAVGPLCGTAAPTSARLAAVSRSPLTGTVYDCSAGGRFAYRLKASGYDAVRIVGKSPVPAILSITPAGAELSAAGALWGKPIGETVRALEGGGSVAAIGPAGENRVLFACIMMGEGNAIGRGGLGAVMGGKNLKAVVVDGDLPVAVADKTRFGRARQDVMRLFRASPVIFGELGIAEFGTPALVDLMRQRRMAPTENFRRTVFEGSGNYSGPAIRKAYRPKKDGCFGCPIQCKKSTQEGMHLPEYETVSHFGALNGIDDLHAIVRSNALCNELGMDTISAAATLAAWGEGRGRFPAAEEVEGLLADMGYRRGEGDLLAQASRRVAEAMGHPELSMSVKSLELPAYDPRGAYGMALAYCTSNRGGCHLRAYPISHEILRKPVATDRFSFSGKARIIKIAEDTNAAVDSLVACKFSFFGATLEEYAELLSAVTGEEYGPQMLKEIGERIYMTERFYNCANGFDARDDRLPARFFREPGSGGEGIEIPPIDEKRFEEELLKYYRIRGLTPEGAFSDPDFLGKLP; this is encoded by the coding sequence ATGAACGGCTCCCCCACCATCGGCTGGCGCGGGAAACTCCTGCACATCGATCTTGCCCGCGGCACGGCGCGCACCGAGGATATTCCGCGCGATTTACTTCTCGGCTACCTTGGAGGCAGGGGGCTCGGCGTCCGCCTGCTTCGTGAAACGTATCACCTGGACCCTTTCCATCCCGGCATGCCGCTGGTGTTCGCCGTGGGCCCGCTCTGCGGCACGGCTGCCCCGACGTCCGCGCGCCTTGCAGCCGTTTCGCGCTCGCCGCTCACGGGGACCGTCTACGATTGCTCCGCCGGCGGCCGGTTCGCATATCGTTTGAAGGCGTCCGGTTACGACGCCGTGCGGATCGTGGGAAAAAGCCCCGTCCCCGCGATCCTGTCGATCACGCCCGCAGGCGCGGAATTGTCCGCCGCGGGCGCCTTGTGGGGGAAACCCATAGGCGAAACGGTACGGGCGCTGGAAGGCGGCGGAAGCGTCGCGGCGATCGGCCCCGCGGGCGAGAACCGGGTTCTCTTCGCCTGCATCATGATGGGCGAGGGCAATGCGATCGGGCGCGGCGGGCTGGGCGCGGTCATGGGCGGGAAAAACCTGAAAGCCGTCGTCGTGGACGGAGACCTGCCGGTAGCAGTCGCGGACAAAACCCGCTTCGGACGCGCGCGTCAGGACGTGATGCGCCTCTTCAGGGCCTCTCCCGTCATCTTCGGCGAACTGGGCATCGCGGAATTCGGCACGCCGGCGCTGGTGGACCTGATGCGGCAGCGCAGGATGGCTCCCACCGAAAATTTTCGCAGGACCGTCTTCGAGGGATCGGGGAATTATTCCGGCCCGGCGATCCGGAAAGCGTATCGGCCGAAAAAGGACGGCTGCTTCGGCTGCCCCATCCAGTGCAAGAAAAGCACGCAGGAGGGAATGCACCTCCCGGAATACGAGACCGTCTCCCATTTCGGAGCCCTGAACGGAATCGACGACCTGCACGCGATCGTGCGCTCGAACGCGCTTTGCAACGAACTTGGAATGGACACAATCTCCGCGGCCGCCACCCTTGCGGCGTGGGGAGAAGGAAGAGGCAGGTTCCCCGCCGCGGAAGAGGTGGAAGGGTTACTCGCCGACATGGGATACCGGAGAGGCGAAGGCGACCTGCTGGCGCAGGCATCGCGCCGCGTGGCCGAGGCGATGGGACATCCGGAGCTTTCCATGAGCGTCAAGTCGCTTGAGCTTCCCGCCTACGATCCGCGGGGGGCTTACGGAATGGCGCTCGCCTACTGCACCAGCAACCGCGGGGGGTGCCACTTGCGCGCCTACCCGATCTCCCACGAAATCCTGCGAAAGCCCGTGGCGACGGACCGCTTTTCCTTCTCCGGAAAAGCGCGCATCATCAAGATCGCGGAGGATACGAACGCCGCGGTCGATTCACTGGTCGCCTGCAAGTTTTCCTTTTTCGGGGCGACGCTCGAGGAATATGCCGAACTTCTCTCGGCGGTTACCGGCGAAGAGTACGGCCCTCAGATGCTGAAGGAAATCGGAGAGCGGATATACATGACCGAGCGGTTCTACAATTGCGCCAACGGGTTCGATGCGCGGGACGACCGGCTTCCCGCCCGCTTCTTCCGGGAGCCCGGCTCGGGCGGGGAGGGGATCGAAATCCCCCCGATCGACGAAAAACGGTTCGAGGAAGAACTGCTGAAGTATTACCGCATCCGTGGTCTCACGCCGGAAGGCGCGTTTTCCGATCCGGATTTCCTGGGGAAACTGCCGTGA
- a CDS encoding nuclear transport factor 2 family protein: protein MAEYADAYNARDPEALRTFFALDDHRFAVFEDYSGKLFDGGDYRAILESVFDATAEMSFDLLRCDRFGDFAVIHAMQRIEEQDEEEGISEARIRATLWVSISDGSPRIVTAHYSLLPESGTGGCFSDCCQE, encoded by the coding sequence TTGGCGGAGTACGCGGACGCCTATAACGCCCGGGACCCGGAGGCGTTGCGCACGTTCTTCGCGCTCGACGACCACAGGTTCGCCGTATTCGAGGACTATTCCGGAAAGCTGTTCGACGGGGGCGATTACCGGGCTATCCTTGAGTCCGTATTCGACGCCACGGCGGAGATGTCGTTCGACCTCCTTCGCTGCGACCGGTTCGGCGATTTCGCGGTGATCCACGCGATGCAGAGGATCGAGGAGCAGGACGAGGAGGAAGGGATCTCCGAGGCCCGGATCCGCGCCACTCTGTGGGTTTCCATCTCCGACGGATCGCCGCGGATCGTAACCGCGCATTATTCCCTGCTGCCGGAATCCGGGACCGGCGGCTGCTTTTCCGATTGCTGCCAGGAATAA
- a CDS encoding response regulator, whose protein sequence is MKHPLLSLAENPPRGFVHKPDLSRRDVRSKTFALFTGSVGEAELRLRELTTRPNGILVTCSGDFLWERREGSLFHMGVPEALREYIHLILPVCLDLLETIHRQADNEKRLYFELTRAVDDLRMLSGDFSMSRKSLLEEISERRAAEAALRESRAQLLHAQKMEAVGTLAGGIAHDFNNLLQAITGFTSLALLEIPEGNDSRHLIRKIGMASDRASELVKRLLTFSRMEPPEKRPLDLNREISHTVSLLERVIPKMIGIETRLYPNLVPIEGDPTQIEQVVMNLGANARDAMPEGGCLLFETEITEVTAGAVPETADMPPGDYVLLRVSDTGVGMSPETVNRIFDPFFTTKEIGSGTGLGLSTVYGIVRGHGGWIRCNSSPGSGTSFEIFLPPFRSTDLITALEISRGMEVDPSGGTESILIVDDEYMVRDVAKIVLEGRGYTVRCARSGENALEMFLADGWSPDLVLLDLGMPGMGGRKCLAEILKRKPDTKVLVASGYSTDHQAAGIVDAGARGFIGKPYKTIELVRKVRDILDGP, encoded by the coding sequence CCGAAAACCCCCCACGGGGATTCGTGCACAAACCGGACCTGTCCCGGCGCGACGTACGGTCGAAGACGTTCGCCCTTTTCACCGGATCCGTCGGCGAAGCCGAACTTCGCCTCCGGGAATTGACGACACGTCCGAACGGCATCTTAGTGACGTGCTCCGGCGATTTCCTGTGGGAACGGCGTGAGGGCTCCCTCTTCCACATGGGCGTGCCCGAAGCATTGCGGGAATATATCCACCTGATCCTGCCCGTGTGCCTCGATCTTCTCGAGACGATCCATCGCCAGGCGGACAACGAGAAGAGACTTTACTTCGAACTGACGCGGGCCGTCGACGATCTCCGGATGTTGAGCGGCGATTTCAGCATGTCCCGGAAGAGTCTTCTCGAGGAAATTTCCGAGCGCAGGGCCGCGGAAGCCGCCCTGCGCGAATCCAGGGCGCAGCTTCTCCACGCACAGAAGATGGAGGCCGTCGGAACCCTCGCCGGGGGGATCGCGCACGACTTCAACAATCTACTCCAGGCGATCACCGGGTTCACCTCGCTGGCCCTTCTCGAAATTCCCGAAGGAAACGACAGCCGCCACTTGATCCGGAAAATCGGGATGGCGTCCGACCGGGCGTCCGAGCTGGTGAAGCGCCTCCTGACATTCAGCAGGATGGAGCCTCCGGAAAAGAGGCCTCTCGATCTGAACCGGGAAATTTCCCACACCGTGAGCCTTCTGGAGCGCGTCATCCCGAAGATGATCGGCATCGAAACCCGCCTGTATCCGAACCTTGTCCCGATCGAAGGCGATCCGACTCAGATCGAACAGGTAGTGATGAACCTCGGGGCGAACGCCAGGGACGCGATGCCGGAAGGCGGATGCCTGTTATTCGAAACGGAAATCACGGAGGTGACGGCCGGTGCAGTGCCGGAAACCGCGGATATGCCCCCGGGGGATTACGTATTGCTGCGCGTCAGCGACACAGGCGTCGGGATGAGCCCGGAAACCGTGAATCGCATTTTCGACCCCTTTTTCACGACGAAGGAGATCGGATCGGGAACGGGGCTCGGCCTCTCCACCGTCTACGGCATCGTACGGGGTCACGGAGGCTGGATCCGTTGCAATAGCTCCCCGGGTTCGGGCACGAGTTTCGAAATCTTCCTTCCGCCTTTCCGGTCGACTGATTTGATTACCGCCTTGGAGATCTCCCGGGGAATGGAGGTAGATCCTTCGGGCGGAACGGAATCGATCCTCATCGTCGACGATGAGTACATGGTAAGGGACGTCGCGAAAATCGTCCTCGAGGGACGCGGTTACACGGTCCGTTGCGCCAGGAGCGGTGAAAACGCGCTGGAGATGTTCCTCGCCGACGGGTGGAGCCCGGATCTGGTACTTCTCGACCTGGGCATGCCGGGCATGGGGGGCCGCAAGTGCCTCGCGGAAATACTCAAGCGGAAACCTGACACAAAGGTTCTGGTAGCCAGCGGCTATTCGACGGATCACCAGGCAGCCGGGATCGTGGACGCCGGCGCCCGCGGGTTCATCGGCAAGCCTTATAAAACCATCGAGCTGGTCCGTAAAGTGAGGGACATTCTCGACGGTCCCTGA
- the infA gene encoding translation initiation factor IF-1 — protein sequence MAKDDLAKVEGTVTDTRGGGVYIVTMENGVTLSAKLSGKMKRFKIRVLVGDKVTVGVSPYDPTHGLIIHRQNV from the coding sequence ATGGCGAAGGACGACCTGGCGAAGGTGGAAGGGACCGTCACGGACACGAGGGGCGGGGGAGTCTACATAGTCACCATGGAAAACGGCGTGACGCTGTCCGCCAAGCTTTCCGGCAAGATGAAGCGATTCAAGATCCGGGTCCTGGTCGGGGACAAGGTCACCGTGGGCGTCTCCCCGTACGATCCGACGCACGGCCTCATCATTCACCGCCAGAATGTTTAG
- a CDS encoding AmpG family muropeptide MFS transporter, whose product MKSFLAVFRSPRLFWILLLGFSSGIPLALTGTTLQAWMSKEKIDLALIGVFSLVGLPYTVKILWAPLMDRFIPPFLGRRRGWILVTQFALALVIAAMAFSDPKGATTIFAVLALLVAFASASQDIVVDAYRTEVLEPRELGPGASVHILGYRIAMLTSGAIALILADHLPWKTVYLLMAGSLGVGVAASLLAPEPRLPEQPPRSMREAVTEPFAEFLSRPGALEILLFIVLYKLDVVMATALMTPFILEMGFSMTDIGAVTKGFGMAATIAGTLAGGAVVARAGMKASLWIFGILQSVSTLSFLALARLGHHYPMMVTAIGLENLCSGMGTAAYAAFLMSLCDRRFTATQYALLTSLMALTRVFVGAPTGYLVKTYGWERYFLISALSAAPGLLLLLRYPRWTERPSGEAAATVSAHR is encoded by the coding sequence ATGAAGTCGTTTCTCGCGGTTTTCCGCAGCCCCCGCCTTTTCTGGATCCTGCTGCTCGGGTTTTCGTCGGGCATACCCCTGGCTCTCACGGGAACGACGCTCCAGGCGTGGATGTCGAAGGAAAAGATCGACCTTGCCCTCATCGGCGTCTTCTCGCTGGTGGGACTTCCCTATACGGTAAAGATCCTTTGGGCGCCCCTTATGGACCGGTTCATCCCGCCGTTCCTCGGAAGGCGGCGCGGCTGGATTCTCGTAACCCAGTTCGCCCTTGCCCTCGTCATCGCCGCGATGGCTTTCTCCGACCCGAAGGGAGCCACTACTATTTTCGCGGTCCTCGCTCTTCTTGTGGCGTTCGCGAGCGCAAGTCAGGACATCGTCGTCGACGCATACCGCACCGAAGTCCTCGAACCGCGCGAACTTGGCCCGGGCGCAAGCGTCCACATCCTGGGATACCGCATCGCCATGCTGACCTCGGGAGCGATCGCCCTGATCCTGGCGGACCATCTGCCGTGGAAAACCGTCTACCTCCTGATGGCGGGATCCCTCGGAGTGGGTGTCGCAGCCTCTCTTCTTGCCCCCGAGCCCCGCCTTCCGGAGCAGCCGCCGAGAAGCATGAGGGAGGCGGTGACTGAACCGTTCGCCGAGTTCCTTTCCAGGCCGGGAGCTTTGGAGATACTGCTGTTCATCGTTCTATACAAACTCGACGTCGTGATGGCGACGGCTCTTATGACCCCCTTCATCCTGGAAATGGGATTCTCGATGACGGACATCGGCGCCGTGACCAAAGGGTTCGGCATGGCGGCCACGATCGCGGGAACGCTGGCGGGAGGGGCCGTCGTTGCCCGGGCCGGAATGAAAGCTTCACTATGGATCTTCGGAATCCTTCAGTCCGTTTCCACCCTGTCGTTCCTCGCGCTTGCGCGCCTGGGGCATCATTACCCCATGATGGTCACCGCGATCGGGCTGGAAAACCTCTGCAGCGGGATGGGGACGGCAGCGTACGCCGCTTTCCTGATGAGCCTGTGCGACCGGCGTTTTACCGCAACGCAGTATGCGCTTCTGACAAGCCTTATGGCGCTCACGAGGGTCTTTGTCGGCGCGCCGACCGGTTATCTCGTCAAGACTTACGGATGGGAGAGGTACTTCCTGATCAGCGCGCTCTCGGCCGCGCCGGGCTTGCTGCTGCTGCTACGGTATCCGCGCTGGACCGAACGCCCATCCGGAGAAGCCGCCGCGACGGTCTCCGCGCACCGGTAA